In Rhineura floridana isolate rRhiFlo1 chromosome 6, rRhiFlo1.hap2, whole genome shotgun sequence, one genomic interval encodes:
- the RBBP8NL gene encoding RBBP8 N-terminal-like protein isoform X4 — MEEKTGRWRKTKVDVSGFISVLQNWTYPCDNTQIIMATENFTDFLNKLKEIHEKEVQGLQTKLNELTNERCRDTQRIEELFAKNHQLREQQKALKENVKVLENRLRAGLCDRCQVTQELAKKKQHEFGKAHFQSLQHIFILSNEMNKLREENKSLKEELKRLSSSEDRPKSLRGLPREGGAAPDSPLPLIPTRSRKSSAEKTTSQEAEDEGDELSTRPLAGDQSPRQRISPGTRISPNIVLQGEHALEMNSSQRIANQLHGTIALMRPGSRTCSQERDCLGNATPPSASETPPSPPLDRSPTFEGYLRVSKSDCHELSSSYEALKLATRKAQLSFSSQPFALRHLGLRNNSGSGFPHHLLMAREAGGRPRSQDEWEDQAAILELPGAVAYMKDRHLENRLQILNHQEKLRYLLMQQQECKARVEDDRTQRQSPSPPLRAGKECKKERSCSEDSTEGTLGRLLLINREELEQEEKAEIMREYFIDAPLDLSDYGRGRESLKPTNWQQSSAEQKTESPGNSTNADPVLQKSDFSTCLHAAKHFSRNKESEQHPDKAKENITAPLISSLQELPIYKPASCDSITDSETKMPFGAQKQEMDQPGDWCL, encoded by the exons ACTGGGAGATGGAGAAAAACTAAAGTGGATGTATCTGGTTTTATTTCTGTCCTACAAAATTGGACATACCCATGTGACAACACACAGATCATCATGGCTACAGAAAACTTTACTGACTTCTTGAACAAACTCAAGGAAATACATGAGAAGGAGGTCCAGG GCCTGCAAACAAAACTGAATGAGCTAACCAATGAGAGATGCCG TGATACCCAGAGAATCGAAGAGCTGTTTGCTAAAAACCACCAGCTACGAGAACAGCAGAAAGCCCTTAAAGAAAATGTGAAAGTGCTGGAAAACAG GTTGCGAGCTGGTCTCTGTGACAGGTGCCAAGTGACCCAAGAACTTGCAAAGAAGAAGCAACATGAGTTTGGGAAGGCCCATTTCCAGAGTCTTCAACACATCTTCATCCTCA GTAACGAAATGAATAAGCTGAGAGAGGAGAACAAGAGCCTGAAAGAAGAACTGAAGAGGCTGTCCAGCTCAGA GGACAGACCAAAGTCTCTAAGGGGGCTGCCCAGAGAAGGGGGCGCTGCCCCTGACTCACCGTTGCCCTTGATCCCCACTCGGAGCAGGAAATCCAGTGCCGAGAAAACCACAAGCCAAGAAGCAGAAGACGAGGGTGATGAGCTGTCCACCCGTCCCCTGGCAGGAG ATCAGTCTCCAAGACAGAGAATTTCTCCAGGTACCAGAATCTCTCCTAACATCGTTCTTCAGGGAGAACATGCTCTGGAGATG AActcttctcagagaatagcaaaCCAGTTGCATGGAACCATAGCGTTGATGAGGCCTGGCTCGAGGACCTGCTCTCAGGAAAGAGATTGCCTAGGAAATGCCACGCCACCCTCTGCCAGTGAAACTCCGCCATCCCCGCCACTTGATCGAAGCCCCACCTTTGAAGG TTATTTAAGAGTCAGCAAATCAGACTGCCATGAACTTTCTTCATCTTACGAAGCTCTGAAGCTTGCCACAAGGAAGGCACAGCTCAGCTTCTCCAGCCAACCTTTTGCCCTGCGCCATCTTGGACTCCGGAATAACTCCGGCAGTGGTTTCCCTCACCACTTACTAATGGCCAGAGAGGCAGGAGGGAGACCGAGGTCACAAGACGAGTGGGAGGACCAAGCTGCCATCTTGGAGCTCCCTGGCGCTGTGGCGTACATGAAGGACCGCCATTTGGAGAATAGGCTCCAGATCCTTAATCACCAAGAGAAACTCCGCTATTTACTGATGCAACAGCAGGAATGCAAAGCCAGAGTGGAAGACGATCGCACCCAGCGTCAGTCACCTTCCCCACCACTGAGGGCAGGCAAGGAATGCAAAAAAGAAAGGTCCTGTTCAGAAGACTCTACTGAGGGGACACTAGGGAGATTGCTCTTGATCAATAGGGAAGAGCTGGAACAAGAAGAGAAGGCAGAAATCATGAGGGAGTATTTCATAGATGCACCCCTGGACCTTTCAGATtatggaagagggagagagagcttgAAGCCAACCAACTGGCAACAGTCCTCTGCAGAGCAGAAGACTGAAAGTCCAGGTAACAGCACAAATGCAGACCCTGTTCTCCAGAAAAGTGATTTTTCCACCTGTCTTCATGCAGCTAAACATTTCTCCAGGAACAAAGAGTCAGAGCAACACCCTGACAAAGCCAAGGAGAATATTACAGCACCTCTG ATCTCTTCGCTTCAAGAACTTCCTATTTACAAACCAGCTTCTTGCGATTCCATCACCGATTCAGAGACGAAGATGCCTTTTGGAGCACAGAAGCAAGAAATGGACCAGCCAG
- the RBBP8NL gene encoding RBBP8 N-terminal-like protein isoform X3 codes for MEEKTGRWRKTKVDVSGFISVLQNWTYPCDNTQIIMATENFTDFLNKLKEIHEKEVQGLQTKLNELTNERCRDTQRIEELFAKNHQLREQQKALKENVKVLENRLRAGLCDRCQVTQELAKKKQHEFGKAHFQSLQHIFILSNEMNKLREENKSLKEELKRLSSSEDRPKSLRGLPREGGAAPDSPLPLIPTRSRKSSAEKTTSQEAEDEGDELSTRPLAGDQSPRQRISPGTRISPNIVLQGEHALEMNSSQRIANQLHGTIALMRPGSRTCSQERDCLGNATPPSASETPPSPPLDRSPTFEGYLRVSKSDCHELSSSYEALKLATRKAQLSFSSQPFALRHLGLRNNSGSGFPHHLLMAREAGGRPRSQDEWEDQAAILELPGAVAYMKDRHLENRLQILNHQEKLRYLLMQQQECKARVEDDRTQRQSPSPPLRAGKECKKERSCSEDSTEGTLGRLLLINREELEQEEKAEIMREYFIDAPLDLSDYGRGRESLKPTNWQQSSAEQKTESPGNSTNADPVLQKSDFSTCLHAAKHFSRNKESEQHPDKAKENITAPLISSLQELPIYKPASCDSITDSETKMPFGAQKQEMDQPGNGDGESVKEESDELNTSDSEVIGACDAESLQAASMEEKYCCATETIQRFQKKRKREQDSLAKGTNRRV; via the exons ACTGGGAGATGGAGAAAAACTAAAGTGGATGTATCTGGTTTTATTTCTGTCCTACAAAATTGGACATACCCATGTGACAACACACAGATCATCATGGCTACAGAAAACTTTACTGACTTCTTGAACAAACTCAAGGAAATACATGAGAAGGAGGTCCAGG GCCTGCAAACAAAACTGAATGAGCTAACCAATGAGAGATGCCG TGATACCCAGAGAATCGAAGAGCTGTTTGCTAAAAACCACCAGCTACGAGAACAGCAGAAAGCCCTTAAAGAAAATGTGAAAGTGCTGGAAAACAG GTTGCGAGCTGGTCTCTGTGACAGGTGCCAAGTGACCCAAGAACTTGCAAAGAAGAAGCAACATGAGTTTGGGAAGGCCCATTTCCAGAGTCTTCAACACATCTTCATCCTCA GTAACGAAATGAATAAGCTGAGAGAGGAGAACAAGAGCCTGAAAGAAGAACTGAAGAGGCTGTCCAGCTCAGA GGACAGACCAAAGTCTCTAAGGGGGCTGCCCAGAGAAGGGGGCGCTGCCCCTGACTCACCGTTGCCCTTGATCCCCACTCGGAGCAGGAAATCCAGTGCCGAGAAAACCACAAGCCAAGAAGCAGAAGACGAGGGTGATGAGCTGTCCACCCGTCCCCTGGCAGGAG ATCAGTCTCCAAGACAGAGAATTTCTCCAGGTACCAGAATCTCTCCTAACATCGTTCTTCAGGGAGAACATGCTCTGGAGATG AActcttctcagagaatagcaaaCCAGTTGCATGGAACCATAGCGTTGATGAGGCCTGGCTCGAGGACCTGCTCTCAGGAAAGAGATTGCCTAGGAAATGCCACGCCACCCTCTGCCAGTGAAACTCCGCCATCCCCGCCACTTGATCGAAGCCCCACCTTTGAAGG TTATTTAAGAGTCAGCAAATCAGACTGCCATGAACTTTCTTCATCTTACGAAGCTCTGAAGCTTGCCACAAGGAAGGCACAGCTCAGCTTCTCCAGCCAACCTTTTGCCCTGCGCCATCTTGGACTCCGGAATAACTCCGGCAGTGGTTTCCCTCACCACTTACTAATGGCCAGAGAGGCAGGAGGGAGACCGAGGTCACAAGACGAGTGGGAGGACCAAGCTGCCATCTTGGAGCTCCCTGGCGCTGTGGCGTACATGAAGGACCGCCATTTGGAGAATAGGCTCCAGATCCTTAATCACCAAGAGAAACTCCGCTATTTACTGATGCAACAGCAGGAATGCAAAGCCAGAGTGGAAGACGATCGCACCCAGCGTCAGTCACCTTCCCCACCACTGAGGGCAGGCAAGGAATGCAAAAAAGAAAGGTCCTGTTCAGAAGACTCTACTGAGGGGACACTAGGGAGATTGCTCTTGATCAATAGGGAAGAGCTGGAACAAGAAGAGAAGGCAGAAATCATGAGGGAGTATTTCATAGATGCACCCCTGGACCTTTCAGATtatggaagagggagagagagcttgAAGCCAACCAACTGGCAACAGTCCTCTGCAGAGCAGAAGACTGAAAGTCCAGGTAACAGCACAAATGCAGACCCTGTTCTCCAGAAAAGTGATTTTTCCACCTGTCTTCATGCAGCTAAACATTTCTCCAGGAACAAAGAGTCAGAGCAACACCCTGACAAAGCCAAGGAGAATATTACAGCACCTCTG ATCTCTTCGCTTCAAGAACTTCCTATTTACAAACCAGCTTCTTGCGATTCCATCACCGATTCAGAGACGAAGATGCCTTTTGGAGCACAGAAGCAAGAAATGGACCAGCCAG GTAATGGAGATGGCGAGTCAGTCAAAGAAGAATCTGATGAGCTGAATACATCCGATAGCGAG